In the genome of Halapricum salinum, one region contains:
- a CDS encoding arsenate-mycothiol transferase ArsC, with protein sequence MANSDSIRVDFICPQNAGRSQMAAAFAERERADRELERVVEVHSSGTRPAESVHDEVVEAMAEVDIDVSDRSPTYVVPEALETSHFVITMGCTVAEFNPEHYGVESREWNLTNPDGEDMETVREVRDEIETRVGALFDEIEEIATGRTESQSLPQRVSDTISDIFK encoded by the coding sequence ATGGCAAACTCTGACTCGATTCGAGTGGACTTCATCTGTCCGCAAAACGCCGGCCGAAGCCAGATGGCGGCGGCGTTTGCCGAACGAGAGCGGGCTGATCGTGAACTTGAACGGGTGGTCGAGGTCCACTCGTCAGGAACGAGACCGGCAGAAAGCGTCCACGACGAAGTCGTCGAGGCGATGGCTGAAGTCGATATCGACGTCTCCGACCGATCGCCGACCTACGTCGTGCCGGAAGCCCTCGAAACGAGTCACTTCGTCATTACGATGGGCTGCACCGTCGCGGAGTTCAATCCCGAACACTACGGTGTCGAGTCTCGCGAATGGAATCTCACGAACCCGGACGGGGAAGACATGGAAACCGTCCGTGAGGTCCGTGACGAAATCGAAACTCGCGTCGGAGCGTTGTTCGATGAAATCGAAGAGATCGCAACTGGCCGGACGGAGTCACAGTCACTTCCCCAGCGTGTATCAGACACCATTTCTGATATTTTCAAGTGA
- a CDS encoding low molecular weight phosphatase family protein: MSTDSTTFAFVCVQNAGRSQMSTAFAERERERRDLEDSVEILTGGTHPADHVHAEVVDVMGEEGFDLSDRTPREVSTAELESCDVVATMGCSTLELDAESVDVRDWALDDPDGKDMDRVREIRDDIEQRVVALFDEFHPED; encoded by the coding sequence ATGTCTACTGATTCGACAACGTTCGCGTTCGTGTGCGTCCAGAACGCCGGCCGCAGCCAGATGTCGACGGCGTTCGCGGAACGGGAGCGAGAGCGACGTGACCTCGAAGACAGCGTCGAGATCCTCACCGGTGGAACTCATCCAGCCGACCACGTTCACGCGGAAGTCGTCGACGTGATGGGTGAGGAGGGATTCGACCTCTCTGACCGGACGCCGCGTGAAGTCTCGACCGCCGAACTCGAGTCGTGCGACGTTGTCGCGACAATGGGCTGTTCGACGCTCGAACTCGATGCGGAGTCGGTCGATGTCCGCGACTGGGCACTCGACGACCCAGATGGAAAAGACATGGACCGAGTCCGGGAGATTCGAGACGATATCGAACAGCGCGTCGTCGCCCTGTTCGACGAGTTCCATCCCGAAGACTGA
- the arsD gene encoding arsenite efflux transporter metallochaperone ArsD yields the protein MTELTLYEEAMCCSTGVCGPDPDDELVEVSAALDQLEAEFDVDVSRANMQHNIEQFLETQQIADLVEEHGPSILPITVVDDEIVAKEAYLSYDELASTIEQSADPQEA from the coding sequence ATGACTGAACTTACTCTGTACGAAGAAGCGATGTGCTGTTCCACAGGCGTCTGTGGACCGGATCCAGACGACGAACTCGTCGAGGTCAGTGCCGCCCTCGACCAACTCGAAGCGGAGTTCGATGTCGATGTGTCCCGAGCGAATATGCAACACAACATCGAGCAGTTCCTCGAAACCCAGCAAATCGCTGATCTGGTCGAGGAGCACGGCCCGTCGATTCTCCCGATTACCGTCGTCGACGACGAGATCGTCGCCAAAGAGGCGTATCTCTCCTACGACGAACTCGCATCGACTATCGAGCAGTCTGCCGACCCACAGGAGGCATAG
- a CDS encoding PhoU family transcriptional regulator has protein sequence MAHSGGNLHSRERTLATVIEAIDTEAPETKAELAETVGLSQNYLSEVLQELKHKGMVRKAYVVDDDAIFEQVEEVASRWNCEGDQFETLFACLERLNDVTLEQYQAAAAAFRGENVTESADTLEPLANERYGAVLREIKSFTITTDWPGNRISAALATIAVNFEIAGDRACLIADAVAHAEAEPTGAVHERVVDIFEAGERINGHVESVLFEGDLDAMEALHDTEKTVHRDLQELFELVTAYDPDTYGYLVTVTRTLERIIHYWVSAAETATRIHSGVDPGHVEI, from the coding sequence ATGGCACACTCCGGCGGCAATCTCCACAGTCGCGAACGGACGCTGGCGACGGTCATCGAGGCAATCGACACCGAGGCCCCCGAGACGAAAGCCGAACTGGCCGAGACGGTCGGTCTCTCACAGAACTACCTCTCGGAAGTCCTCCAGGAGCTGAAACACAAGGGGATGGTGCGCAAGGCCTACGTCGTCGACGACGACGCGATCTTCGAACAGGTCGAAGAGGTCGCGAGCCGGTGGAACTGCGAGGGCGACCAGTTCGAGACGCTCTTTGCCTGTCTCGAACGCCTCAACGACGTCACGCTCGAACAGTATCAGGCCGCGGCGGCGGCGTTCCGCGGCGAGAACGTCACCGAGAGCGCCGACACGCTCGAACCGCTGGCCAACGAGCGCTACGGTGCAGTCCTGCGCGAGATCAAGTCGTTCACGATCACGACCGACTGGCCGGGCAACCGTATTTCGGCAGCGCTCGCGACGATCGCCGTCAACTTCGAGATCGCCGGCGACCGGGCCTGCCTGATCGCCGACGCCGTCGCCCATGCCGAGGCCGAGCCCACTGGGGCTGTCCACGAACGCGTCGTCGACATCTTCGAGGCCGGCGAGCGCATCAACGGGCACGTCGAATCGGTCCTCTTCGAGGGGGACCTCGACGCGATGGAGGCGCTGCACGACACCGAGAAGACCGTCCACCGAGATTTGCAGGAACTGTTCGAACTCGTCACCGCCTACGATCCAGACACCTACGGCTATCTCGTGACTGTCACTCGGACGCTCGAACGGATCATCCACTACTGGGTCAGCGCCGCCGAGACCGCGACCCGGATCCACAGCGGCGTCGACCCCGGTCACGTCGAGATCTGA
- the hcsS gene encoding halo-CC-star protein HcsS encodes MLLSTTDEDVLAAAEALGEELTQTQSEATESEFETILEECTEAISEEIGIRYDDACDTGGCC; translated from the coding sequence CTGCTGTTGAGCACTACTGACGAAGACGTGCTGGCGGCGGCCGAAGCACTGGGGGAGGAACTGACGCAGACGCAGTCAGAGGCGACCGAGTCCGAGTTCGAGACGATACTGGAGGAGTGTACCGAGGCGATCAGCGAGGAGATCGGAATCCGGTACGACGACGCCTGTGACACCGGCGGTTGCTGTTGA
- a CDS encoding MFS transporter has translation MVARRWRNLIGASGALALAAMLWFNYSAVLPLIIDDWGLSGFDAGLVYSAFQVGYLLLVVPVGMVSDRYDPRYVIASGATVAALSSIGFALFAAGTLSGSVLRFVAGVGVAGVYVPGMRYVSASFDADRGRAMGIYVGTFSAASGASFVLASWVGSTSGWPVAIGVTSLLALLAPAVILLVGRPPVSADDERDADPEPRREGIDLRILSNPRYLLTVSTYSAHNWELYGVRNWLPAFLASTAAVAGTANPAATAGLLAGAMTAVGAVGNVFGGTLSDRIGRPTVIAAGLTLSGTVSLLISGLRWLPLWALTGVVLVYGIVITVDSAPTSTMITEVVDDGRVGSALAIQAFVGTLPGIVAPVLFGAAVDHSGYGLAFQTLGVAAFVGVGTVVLVRSQFDIETNAMASSD, from the coding sequence ATGGTCGCCCGACGGTGGCGGAATCTGATCGGGGCAAGCGGCGCACTGGCGCTCGCTGCGATGCTCTGGTTCAATTACTCGGCCGTACTGCCGCTCATCATCGACGACTGGGGACTCTCGGGGTTCGACGCAGGACTCGTCTACAGTGCGTTCCAGGTGGGATATCTCCTGCTCGTCGTTCCCGTGGGCATGGTCAGTGACCGATACGATCCGAGATACGTAATCGCCTCCGGCGCGACGGTCGCTGCGCTCTCGAGCATCGGGTTCGCGCTGTTCGCAGCCGGAACTCTCTCGGGGTCAGTACTGCGCTTCGTCGCCGGAGTCGGGGTGGCCGGTGTGTACGTCCCCGGGATGAGATACGTGAGTGCCTCCTTCGACGCTGATCGCGGCCGGGCGATGGGCATCTACGTCGGGACGTTCTCGGCGGCCAGCGGCGCGTCGTTCGTCCTGGCGTCGTGGGTGGGATCGACGTCGGGGTGGCCGGTCGCGATCGGCGTCACCAGTCTACTGGCACTGCTGGCCCCAGCGGTCATCTTGCTCGTGGGACGCCCGCCAGTCTCTGCAGATGATGAGCGCGATGCCGACCCAGAGCCCCGTCGAGAGGGGATCGACTTGCGTATCCTTTCGAACCCCAGGTATCTGCTGACCGTCTCGACGTATTCGGCGCACAACTGGGAGCTCTACGGCGTCCGGAACTGGCTGCCAGCGTTTCTCGCATCGACTGCTGCGGTCGCTGGCACTGCCAACCCGGCAGCCACGGCCGGCCTGCTCGCAGGAGCGATGACTGCGGTCGGTGCGGTCGGCAACGTTTTCGGTGGCACCCTGTCCGACCGGATCGGCCGACCGACCGTCATCGCGGCAGGATTGACGCTCAGCGGGACGGTGAGCCTCTTGATCAGCGGTCTCCGGTGGCTCCCGCTCTGGGCGCTCACGGGCGTCGTGCTGGTCTACGGCATCGTCATCACCGTCGACAGTGCCCCGACATCGACGATGATCACCGAGGTCGTCGACGACGGTCGTGTCGGGTCCGCGCTGGCGATTCAGGCGTTCGTCGGGACGCTCCCCGGCATCGTCGCACCGGTGCTTTTCGGGGCGGCTGTCGACCACAGCGGATACGGTCTCGCCTTCCAGACACTGGGTGTCGCCGCCTTCGTCGGTGTCGGAACGGTCGTTCTCGTACGGTCGCAGTTCGATATTGAAACAAATGCCATGGCGAGTTCCGACTAG
- a CDS encoding ArsR/SmtB family transcription factor, with the protein MSSTERLQRYLTEERDGCGDDEVAQRLDELEELDAAAGGPALEADVSVLSALANETRYKIVRILHIAGEELCVCEFSPLLDVSDSAISHALSQLTDAGLVTRRKDGKWRKYQTTVRADALLVALNGSRR; encoded by the coding sequence ATGTCGTCAACCGAGCGGTTACAGCGATATCTTACAGAGGAGCGCGATGGCTGTGGCGACGACGAGGTGGCACAACGCCTGGACGAACTCGAAGAGCTAGACGCCGCGGCTGGCGGGCCTGCGCTCGAGGCGGACGTAAGTGTATTGTCCGCGCTGGCCAACGAGACGCGGTACAAGATAGTCCGTATCCTGCACATAGCGGGTGAAGAACTCTGTGTCTGTGAATTCTCGCCGCTTCTGGATGTCAGCGACAGCGCGATCAGTCATGCGCTCTCGCAGCTCACCGACGCCGGACTCGTGACACGTCGGAAAGACGGGAAATGGCGAAAATACCAGACGACTGTGCGGGCCGACGCACTCCTCGTCGCACTCAACGGGTCCCGCAGATGA
- a CDS encoding ArsR/SmtB family transcription factor codes for MDENVDGQVRDRLSKLDDEPTDRIERLVRSQTDDDRAEARYQIVAALSNAERLRMLSLLVECECCTCELRAALDLPQSTVSTHLSQLFDAGLVHRRREGRWRYYRAAEGVEKLFAALDIVCEGE; via the coding sequence ATGGATGAGAACGTCGACGGTCAGGTTCGTGACCGGCTCTCGAAACTGGACGACGAACCGACCGACCGTATCGAGCGTCTGGTTCGATCACAGACGGACGACGACCGAGCCGAAGCGCGCTACCAGATAGTGGCAGCCCTTTCGAACGCCGAGCGGCTACGAATGCTCTCGCTGCTGGTCGAGTGTGAGTGTTGCACCTGTGAGCTGCGAGCGGCCCTCGATCTCCCCCAGTCGACCGTCTCGACACATCTGTCGCAGTTGTTCGACGCCGGACTCGTTCACCGACGGCGCGAGGGGCGGTGGCGGTATTACCGGGCCGCCGAAGGCGTGGAGAAGCTGTTCGCAGCGCTCGATATCGTCTGCGAGGGTGAGTGA
- the arsA gene encoding arsenical pump-driving ATPase, whose protein sequence is MSGEHTAASEIVDPDGDNTEFVFFSGKGGVGKSTVSCATATWLADNDYETLLVTTDPAPNLSDIFAQEIGHEVTEIDDIDNLSAIEIDPDTAAEEYRQETIEPMRQLLDDEQIETVEEQLNSPCVEEIAAFDNFVDFMDSPEYDVVVFDTAPTGHTIRLMELPSDWNAELEKGGSTCIGPAASMEDKKAQYERAIDTLQDEQRTTFAFVGKPEDSSLEEIERSASDLGELGIESQFLVINGYLPESVCEDPFFEGKREDEQAVIERAQTEFDADAMATYPLQPGEIAGLELLSDVGGVIYDGNEPTVDVGAATAVESGHAVDIDTLADPESVADQLQPEDGTRYLFFTGKGGVGKSTVAATSATKLAEAGYETLVVTTDPAAHLEDIFGETVGHEPTSVSQPNLDAARIDQEKALEEYRTQVLDHVHEMYEDKEDTELDVEAAIANVEEELESPCAEEMAALEKFVSYFQKDGYDIVVFDTAPTGHTLRLLELPSDWKGFMDLGSLTKGAAPAKGDQYDEVIETMQDPDRSSFAFVMYPEFTPMMEAYRAAEDLKDQVGIETAFVVANYLLPQEYGDNAFFANRRTQQEKYLGEIKEKFETPMMLAPLRRDEPVGLDELRTFGEEITGLSELAKKQEVTMS, encoded by the coding sequence ATGTCCGGCGAACACACTGCAGCCAGCGAAATCGTCGACCCGGACGGCGACAACACCGAGTTCGTATTCTTCAGCGGGAAGGGTGGCGTCGGCAAGAGCACTGTTAGCTGTGCCACGGCGACGTGGCTGGCCGACAACGACTACGAGACACTGTTGGTAACGACAGATCCAGCCCCGAACCTCTCGGACATTTTCGCGCAGGAGATCGGTCACGAAGTAACCGAGATCGACGACATCGACAACCTCTCTGCCATCGAGATCGACCCCGACACGGCGGCTGAAGAGTACCGACAGGAGACCATCGAGCCGATGCGACAGCTGCTCGACGACGAGCAAATCGAGACAGTCGAAGAACAACTCAACAGCCCGTGTGTCGAAGAAATCGCGGCGTTCGACAACTTCGTCGACTTCATGGACAGCCCAGAGTACGACGTGGTCGTCTTCGACACGGCACCGACCGGCCACACGATCCGGCTGATGGAGCTCCCGTCGGACTGGAACGCCGAACTCGAGAAGGGGGGTTCGACCTGTATCGGTCCCGCCGCTTCCATGGAGGACAAGAAGGCCCAGTACGAGCGAGCCATCGACACCCTGCAGGACGAACAGCGGACGACCTTCGCGTTCGTCGGCAAGCCAGAGGACTCCTCACTCGAAGAGATCGAACGCAGCGCGTCGGACCTCGGCGAACTGGGCATCGAATCCCAGTTCCTCGTGATCAATGGCTACCTTCCCGAGTCGGTCTGTGAGGACCCCTTCTTCGAAGGGAAACGCGAGGACGAACAGGCAGTCATCGAGCGAGCACAAACCGAGTTCGACGCCGATGCGATGGCGACATATCCGCTTCAGCCCGGTGAAATCGCCGGTCTGGAGCTGCTGTCAGACGTCGGTGGTGTCATCTACGATGGCAACGAGCCTACCGTCGACGTGGGCGCGGCTACTGCTGTCGAATCAGGCCACGCCGTCGATATCGATACGCTCGCCGACCCGGAATCGGTCGCCGACCAACTCCAGCCGGAAGATGGCACGCGGTACCTGTTCTTCACTGGGAAAGGCGGTGTCGGCAAGAGTACCGTGGCCGCAACGTCGGCAACGAAACTCGCCGAAGCTGGCTACGAGACGCTGGTCGTGACGACTGACCCGGCTGCCCACCTGGAGGATATCTTCGGCGAAACTGTCGGTCACGAACCGACGTCGGTGAGCCAGCCGAACCTCGATGCGGCACGAATCGACCAGGAGAAAGCTCTCGAAGAGTACCGAACACAGGTACTGGACCACGTCCACGAGATGTACGAGGACAAGGAAGACACCGAGCTAGACGTCGAAGCCGCGATTGCGAACGTCGAGGAAGAGCTCGAATCGCCGTGCGCTGAGGAGATGGCCGCACTGGAGAAGTTCGTGAGCTACTTCCAGAAAGACGGCTACGATATCGTCGTCTTCGACACCGCTCCGACGGGCCACACGCTTCGCTTGCTGGAGTTGCCCTCCGACTGGAAGGGCTTCATGGATCTGGGCTCGCTGACGAAGGGGGCCGCACCGGCAAAGGGCGACCAGTACGACGAGGTCATCGAGACGATGCAAGACCCCGACCGGAGCTCCTTCGCGTTCGTGATGTATCCGGAGTTCACACCGATGATGGAGGCCTACCGAGCGGCCGAGGACCTCAAAGACCAGGTCGGTATCGAGACGGCCTTCGTCGTCGCGAACTATCTCTTACCCCAGGAGTACGGCGACAACGCCTTCTTCGCGAACCGCCGGACACAGCAGGAGAAATACCTCGGAGAGATCAAGGAGAAATTCGAGACACCGATGATGCTCGCACCGCTGCGTCGGGACGAGCCGGTCGGGCTGGACGAACTGCGCACCTTCGGTGAGGAGATTACCGGTCTCTCGGAACTCGCGAAGAAACAGGAGGTGACGATGTCATGA
- a CDS encoding phosphate uptake regulator PhoU, translated as METRKVQLSGGTTYTVSLPKFWAEDHDITAGSLLYLYPNDDGSLLVEAAETEGDTSRAVVEVGDFDDGELRETLTALYLIGVDEVCLRDRTDGVSERERALRSVVADLTGFEILQADECDLVVRNLMDADNVSIRKSTIRLRLIADAMHEDAVRAVVEDDATLAQDVIDRDAEADKLFRLVNRYFQRTLTDLGEVQKLAFSRAELFAYYYLARQLERIADHAEKIARVAIEQPHAPDDDLGREAGSIGRDARSLIWDATEPILSNTDVSLAYDALAEREAITQAIEDLDRALYESDHAPEAYRWGLLLDSLERSAEYGANIAELAIQQHYRGHRPER; from the coding sequence ATGGAAACACGGAAAGTACAGCTCTCGGGTGGAACGACATACACCGTCTCGCTCCCCAAGTTCTGGGCCGAGGATCACGACATCACCGCCGGCTCGCTACTGTATCTGTACCCCAACGACGACGGCTCACTGCTCGTCGAGGCAGCCGAGACGGAGGGTGATACTAGCCGCGCTGTCGTCGAGGTCGGCGACTTCGACGACGGCGAGTTGCGCGAGACGCTGACGGCGCTGTATCTGATCGGCGTCGACGAGGTGTGTCTGCGCGACCGGACCGACGGCGTGAGCGAGCGCGAACGCGCGCTCCGGTCGGTCGTCGCCGATCTGACCGGCTTCGAGATCCTGCAGGCCGACGAGTGCGACCTCGTCGTCCGCAACCTGATGGACGCCGACAACGTCTCGATCCGCAAGAGCACCATCCGGCTCCGGCTCATCGCCGACGCGATGCACGAGGACGCGGTCAGGGCCGTCGTCGAGGACGACGCGACGCTCGCTCAGGACGTCATCGACCGCGACGCCGAGGCCGACAAGCTGTTCCGGCTCGTCAATCGGTACTTCCAGCGGACGCTGACCGATCTCGGCGAGGTACAGAAGCTCGCGTTCTCCCGGGCCGAACTGTTCGCGTACTACTATCTCGCGAGACAGCTCGAGCGGATCGCCGATCACGCCGAGAAGATCGCCCGCGTCGCCATCGAACAGCCCCACGCCCCCGACGACGACCTCGGTCGCGAGGCCGGGTCGATCGGCCGGGACGCCCGGTCGCTGATCTGGGACGCGACCGAGCCGATCCTCTCGAACACTGACGTGAGTCTCGCCTACGACGCCCTTGCCGAACGCGAGGCGATCACGCAGGCCATCGAGGACCTCGACCGCGCGCTCTACGAGAGCGATCACGCCCCGGAAGCCTACCGCTGGGGACTCCTGCTCGACAGTCTCGAACGCTCGGCGGAGTACGGCGCGAACATCGCCGAACTCGCCATCCAGCAACACTATCGCGGACACCGACCCGAGCGCTGA
- the hcsL gene encoding halo-CC-star protein HcsL: MNDLQFEEQAVEDELRTFVQTLTDSETYREFVEASEALDDDSEATALLREFEQKRQQLQQDEFDQSVMSELQDIKSKMTDNETIQRHCQAQKALVDLLQGTNDVISDQIGRTFAQSIGGGCC, translated from the coding sequence ATGAACGACCTCCAGTTCGAAGAGCAAGCCGTCGAAGACGAGCTTCGAACGTTCGTACAGACACTCACAGACTCTGAGACCTATCGCGAATTTGTCGAGGCAAGCGAAGCACTCGACGACGACTCGGAAGCGACAGCGTTACTCCGTGAGTTCGAGCAGAAACGACAACAGCTGCAACAGGACGAATTCGACCAATCGGTGATGAGCGAGCTGCAGGACATCAAATCGAAGATGACTGACAACGAGACTATCCAGCGACACTGCCAAGCACAAAAAGCGCTCGTCGACCTCTTGCAGGGGACAAACGACGTGATAAGCGACCAAATCGGTCGGACATTCGCCCAGTCAATCGGAGGTGGCTGCTGTTGA
- a CDS encoding glycine cleavage T C-terminal barrel domain-containing protein, with product MSVIEAVHADHGATFRDLDGRRVVEEYGRSERTHRAVRNVAGVIEMGYDVREVTGPERVTAVDSVVTADVPESDGEGCYGLVLESGRIVAEATVYNAAAGDRLLVFLPPGRGPVLDDALAGKGVESTDVTADLAVFGVHGASATEKIASVLSTGGGAPEPAHAFMRGSMGDEGVTVIASDAPTGEEGYEVVCAVEEAERVFDTLVNRGLNATPFGYRTWESLTLEAGTPLFDTELAGHEPGVLDGGDTNGQRLLGLTCEGVPERGAAVQKAGEEIGRVTRAVASPTLGEPIAFALADGEPDAVLTDDGEVPASHAALPFVEGSQRSGRCPR from the coding sequence ATGAGTGTCATCGAGGCCGTCCACGCCGATCACGGCGCGACGTTTCGCGACCTCGACGGCCGCCGCGTCGTCGAAGAGTACGGCCGCTCCGAGCGAACCCACCGCGCCGTCCGCAACGTCGCCGGCGTGATCGAGATGGGCTACGACGTCCGCGAGGTGACCGGGCCCGAACGAGTGACGGCCGTCGATTCGGTCGTGACTGCCGACGTTCCCGAATCGGATGGCGAGGGCTGTTACGGACTCGTGCTCGAGTCCGGGCGGATCGTCGCCGAAGCGACCGTCTACAACGCCGCTGCGGGCGACCGACTCCTCGTCTTTCTGCCGCCCGGCCGCGGACCAGTGCTGGACGACGCGCTCGCTGGTAAGGGCGTCGAGAGCACTGACGTGACGGCCGACCTCGCCGTCTTCGGCGTCCACGGCGCGAGCGCGACCGAGAAGATCGCGAGCGTCCTCTCGACGGGCGGGGGCGCGCCCGAACCGGCCCACGCCTTCATGCGCGGGTCGATGGGTGACGAGGGCGTGACAGTCATCGCCAGCGACGCACCCACTGGCGAGGAGGGCTACGAGGTCGTCTGCGCAGTCGAGGAGGCCGAACGGGTCTTCGACACCCTCGTGAACCGGGGGCTCAATGCGACGCCCTTCGGCTACCGTACCTGGGAGTCGCTGACGCTGGAAGCGGGGACGCCGCTGTTCGACACCGAACTGGCGGGCCACGAACCAGGCGTCCTCGATGGCGGGGACACCAACGGCCAGCGACTCCTCGGGCTGACCTGCGAGGGCGTCCCCGAGCGGGGCGCAGCCGTCCAGAAAGCGGGCGAAGAGATCGGGCGCGTCACGCGAGCGGTCGCCAGTCCGACCCTGGGCGAGCCGATCGCGTTCGCGCTGGCCGACGGAGAACCCGACGCCGTACTGACCGACGACGGAGAGGTCCCGGCGAGTCACGCGGCGCTGCCGTTCGTCGAGGGGAGTCAGCGCTCGGGTCGGTGTCCGCGATAG
- a CDS encoding aminotransferase class V-fold PLP-dependent enzyme: MDLDEFRATIPAATEATYLNTGSSSPSSVDVVESMQAFLEHHGYESPTAEGMYQPVYETFDETRRDVADFLNARPEEIALTQSTGDGVSRIANAIQWERGDTVVRTDLEHPTSVVPWNALEREHDLHLDVFETDAGYVDLDRLKDVVDGARLVCVSSISRKYGRRLPISDITDVAHDAGAAVLVDAVQSVGQVPVDVTDWGADYVAAASHKWLVGPWGAGFLYVDSDVVPQLRPRHVSYRGVDRESPTLDRYPDARRLEIGTTSAAPYVGLGTALERTKSVGVPTIERRIESLTGLLKDELPAEVPLSPQSFESGLVAIADDTPERTVERLAKHDIQVKPISDPDGIRLSVHGFNTESDIRRFLSVYRECN, translated from the coding sequence ATGGACCTAGACGAGTTCAGAGCGACCATCCCAGCGGCGACCGAGGCAACGTACCTGAATACGGGTTCGAGTAGCCCGAGCAGCGTCGACGTCGTCGAATCGATGCAGGCGTTCCTCGAACACCACGGGTACGAGTCACCGACAGCGGAGGGAATGTACCAACCGGTCTACGAGACTTTCGATGAGACGCGGCGAGACGTTGCGGACTTCCTGAACGCTCGCCCGGAAGAGATTGCCCTCACCCAGAGCACCGGCGATGGGGTGAGCCGGATCGCAAATGCGATCCAGTGGGAGAGGGGTGACACGGTCGTCCGAACTGACCTCGAACATCCCACGTCTGTCGTTCCCTGGAACGCCCTCGAACGCGAGCACGACCTGCATCTGGACGTCTTCGAGACGGACGCTGGTTACGTCGACCTAGATCGATTGAAAGACGTCGTCGACGGCGCGCGGCTGGTCTGTGTGAGCTCGATCTCACGAAAATACGGACGGCGACTGCCGATTAGCGACATCACGGACGTTGCCCACGATGCGGGGGCGGCGGTCCTCGTCGACGCCGTTCAGTCGGTCGGGCAGGTGCCTGTCGACGTGACCGACTGGGGGGCGGACTACGTCGCTGCGGCGAGCCACAAGTGGCTCGTTGGCCCCTGGGGAGCGGGCTTTCTGTACGTCGATTCGGACGTCGTTCCACAGTTGCGCCCGCGCCACGTAAGCTACCGAGGCGTCGACAGGGAGTCGCCGACGCTCGACCGCTATCCCGACGCTCGCCGTCTCGAAATCGGGACGACATCGGCGGCGCCCTACGTCGGACTCGGGACGGCGCTCGAACGAACGAAGTCGGTCGGTGTCCCGACGATCGAACGCCGAATCGAGTCGCTGACTGGCCTCCTGAAAGACGAACTTCCGGCGGAGGTGCCCCTATCGCCACAGTCGTTCGAATCGGGCCTCGTCGCTATCGCCGACGACACGCCCGAGCGCACCGTCGAACGCCTGGCAAAGCACGATATCCAGGTGAAACCGATCAGCGACCCGGATGGCATCCGTCTCTCGGTCCATGGATTCAACACCGAATCGGACATCCGGCGGTTCCTCTCGGTGTACAGAGAGTGTAACTGA
- a CDS encoding DapH/DapD/GlmU-related protein, with translation MPYFESHGPDRTRTLGPEPTLHEPVEIRKSEVGAWTELREHTRVNVSEIGDYTYLMERVQLDFTTIGKFGNVASDARLGPTNHPIDRPTAHHFTYRAGMYDLGPDDDSVFEWRADQPVAIGHDVWIGHGAIVLPGVTIGNGAVVGAGAVVAEDVDPYTIVAGVPAEPVRRRFDPETAARIEATKWWHWDHETLAERLAAFRDLDRFLDEYAPEPADAAAMD, from the coding sequence ATGCCCTACTTCGAATCGCACGGCCCCGACCGGACGCGGACGCTCGGCCCCGAGCCGACGTTGCACGAGCCCGTCGAGATCCGCAAGTCCGAGGTGGGCGCGTGGACCGAACTCCGCGAGCACACCAGGGTCAACGTCTCGGAGATCGGCGACTACACGTACCTGATGGAGCGCGTTCAGCTCGACTTCACCACGATAGGGAAGTTCGGCAACGTCGCCAGCGACGCCCGTCTGGGGCCGACGAACCACCCGATCGATCGCCCGACCGCCCACCACTTCACCTACCGCGCGGGGATGTACGACCTGGGGCCCGACGACGACTCGGTGTTCGAGTGGCGGGCCGACCAGCCGGTCGCGATCGGCCACGACGTCTGGATCGGCCACGGCGCGATCGTCCTCCCGGGCGTGACGATCGGCAACGGCGCGGTCGTCGGTGCCGGTGCGGTCGTCGCCGAGGACGTCGACCCCTACACCATCGTCGCGGGCGTGCCCGCCGAACCGGTCCGGCGACGGTTCGACCCCGAGACCGCCGCCCGGATCGAGGCCACCAAGTGGTGGCACTGGGATCACGAGACGCTGGCCGAGCGACTGGCGGCGTTTCGCGATCTGGATCGGTTCCTCGACGAGTACGCGCCCGAGCCGGCCGACGCAGCGGCGATGGACTGA